The Primulina tabacum isolate GXHZ01 chromosome 1, ASM2559414v2, whole genome shotgun sequence genome contains the following window.
GGAAAAGTTCCCACGATATCAATCCCTCATTGGTCAAATGGACATGCTGCCTGGCTGGTTGATGCTGGAGCTTAGCATGGCGTTGGCAACTGTGACATGAGATGACGACAGCTAGGGCATCTTTCTGCAtagttggctagaaatatcttcTTTGCTTCAGCTTGTATGCCTTTCTTTGATCTCTGAGGAGCTCTCCCTTTTGCATGTATCCCAATAACTCTACGCGCTAGTCATTGTCTTCAAGTTCGGGAGGTGAGGAGTTCGAATAAGAGCTTAATTCCACTTGTACTACCACATCTCTTGATTTCCAAATGTGAAGTGAGATTGCCATTTTAGCGAGGGTGACGGCTCCCTCGTTCTCCTCCCTTGGGATCTGCTTAAACACAAGTTCTGTGAAAAGTTCTTTGGCCGCCTCAATGGACTTAACATACTCCATTAATCGTTCATTCTTGACATCATAAGACCCATTCATTTGATTGGCCACTAACTGAGAATCAGAGAAGATGTGAACTCGAGCTGCTCTGACCTGCCGTGCTGCCCTTAGACCAGCCAAAATCGCTTCATATTCTGTCCCATTGTTAGATGCCCTGAAGTCTAGCCTTACAGCCAATTTTACTTCATCCCCCTTTGGAAAGATTAATAACACTCTGACTCCACTGCCCTCACCGGTGGATGAGCCATCTACATAAACCTTCCAAAGGTCTTCTACCTTTACATGCAGAGTCTCAATCAGGAAATCGGCCAAGGCCTGTGCTTTGATTGCTGTCCTGGGTCCATATTTAATGTCGTATTCTCCCAGTTCAGTGGTCCATTTCACCAATCTTCTTGAGATATCAGCATGAGTCATTATCTTTCCGAGAGGGCTGTTAGTGAGGAACGTAATTGGGTGAGATAGAAAGTATGGCCTTAGCCTTCGAGCTGTTGAGACCAAGGCTAGGGCAAGTTTCTCCACCGCTGTATATCTGAGTTCAGTTCCTTTGAGTGCGTGAGAGATGTAATATACGGGACTCTATTTGGTGTCTTTTTTCCTGCTTAGGACAGAGCTCACAGCTGCTTCGGTGGCTAAAATATAAACGTATAATTGCTATCTTGTTGATGGTTTGTTAATATAGGGAGCTCAGCCAAATAATTCTTTAAATCATCGAATGTCTTTACACATTCTTCATCCCATTCAGACTTCTTAGCTTTTCTGAGAATGCGGAAGAAAGGCAAACTTCGATGTGCTGCTTTTGAAATGAATTGTGATAAAGCTGCGATTCTTTCGGCAAGCTTCTGGACCTCCTGGAGATTCCCAAGAGGTGACATAGATTGGATAGCCTTTACTTTCTCGGGTTTGGCCTCAATTCCCCTTTCCGTTATCATATATCCTAGAAACTTTCCGCTCCTGACCCGAAGGTGCACTTCTGAGGTTCAGTTTCAACCCATAAGACCTTAGAGTGGCAAAGGTCTCACGGAGGTCCACTATGAGGTCAGCCAAACCCTTGGACTtcaccaaaatatcatccacatagaccTCAACATTCCTTCTAACCTGAGCTGAAAAAACCTTGTCCATGAGCCTTTGATAAGTACCTCATGCATTTTTTAACACGAAAGGCATTACCACATAACAGAATGTCCCCTCAGAGGTGATGAAGCTTACTTTATCCTGGTCTTCCTCTGCCAGTTGTATCTGATGGTATCCTTGTTAAGCATCCGTTATGCATAAATATTGATGATCTGCGGTGGAGTCAACCAGTTGATCGATCCTTGGTAAGGGGTAATAATCTTTTGGGCAAGCCTTGTTGAGATCTCTTAAATCGACACACATCATCCACTTTCCAGAGCTCTTAGGGACCAAGACTACATTTGATAACCATATTGGGAAAAAGACCTTCCGTATGTGTCCAGCCCTAAGAAGCTCGTCCACATgctccattattattttatcttttcagggtCAAAGTGCCTCTTCTTCTGTTTGATTGGTCGGGCTTCAGGAAGTACATTGAGGCGATGTTCCATGACCTTTGGTCTAACCCCTCGAAGCACTTGTGAGGACCAGGCGAACACATCAGGATTGGCATTCAAACAGGCTAGCAGATCATGCTTAGTTGTGGGATCCAAATCAGGCGCCACTCTGACGCTTCGTTGGATTCCTATCTCTATTTTTTCCGGCTCTTCCTTCGATGTGAGTTGAACCTCATTTTTGGAGATCATTCTTGGTTGAGTCACAATCATTCCCACCTCGGTTCGGGACCTCTTTACTTCTACCTTTACCTCATCTACATAGCAATGTCGTGAGGACTTCTGGTCTCCCCATACAACTCCCACTTCATTCCCCGCAAGATATTTCAGCTTTTGATGATAAGTGGAGCTAACAGCTCAGAAGTCAGCCAGGGCCGGTCGGCCCAATATCCCGTTGTACGAAAAAAATGACATCTACCACAGTAAACACGTCATTTTGGTGATGCGGTGCAGTCCCGTCCCCAAAGACAAGGGGAGCATGATTTTATCCAACGGTTTGGACCGCATGTAACAAGACTAAtttctctgaagctttctgcaggacctTTTTTAGGTATTAAAGCTGATTTTACTCAGGAGTCTCAGAAGCtgtttttgattatagacgttggactcaaagttttatatatatatagaggtcAATCCTTTATAGAAAACAACGTTATTATCATTATCCACTCAACTATTATTCCGACGTGAGtgagctatcatcaactacttatcttcaagctcaacatacagaaaaaCAGCACACACTCTATTATCTATAtccgatcttttgagatcattttgtgttGCTGCTGTTCCGAAATCTCTTCAAGCTAAACACTTTACTATatcttattgagaagagtttgtaatctgggaAATAgttttttccagaactttgttgtattcgttttACTGAGTTGTGTAACTCAGAGTTTCAGTAGGGTAAGGGTaagccctactgaagtgggtgtgtacaagtgttgtactgtaatatccaagtcttttagtaatatcttctggaaacagaagaaggggagacttAGAAGATTttgtcttcgaacttccagaaacaatcaATGTTCAACTGCCTACTATTTTATTGTTTCTCACCGTACTCCATCGGATCATTTCCgtacttattattgtgatctgctggatttaCATTCGAACAAATATTAgatataatctctaacaggattctagcacccttttcAAAATCGTCcaacaaaggaaagagtttattcacctccCCTCTAAACTcgttatcgatccccaacagagGTCTTGGGAGGTCGATTTGGGAGGTCAACCATATATATGATCGACGAGATTGTGGATATGGGAGGTCGGCTGGGATGACCTCCCGATGACCTCTTAGAAGCTTcagaccaagatgaggtgatcTTACACTCTGCTGGGTCATGAATCTGGCATGGTTTTTCCAAACATTGGGCCACTACCTCTCGCATAACCTCCAACCGACCTCGCGGTAGATGACATCCCAGATGCTAAGCACTGGGCCACTAACTAACTGGGCTACTGAGAGTGGACCTGATCCATCATCGGTCTGGGGGTATCACTGCGCAACAAACTCGCATGAGAAAGTGTCAAGGAATTAGAACTTTTGACAACTAGTCAAACACTCACTTACTCCACCAACTACGACATCTTTTAGGGCGGAGACAATGTAATTTTGATCTTATATATCTCTTTACATAATTTGTTCCTCTATTTTAGATTTAAGTCTTAATTTTCTAcatttgtttattattattttttattggtattttatttcttttttcttaCACAAGTGCCTGCGATGCTAATATGACGATATTTGCACTATCATATAGATATTctaatgaaaaaattattaaaatctaaaaacaaaaatatatgattaaaactgaaatttgatcgtttataaaataacattctaatgaaaaaattattaaaatctaaaaataaaaaatatatgattaaaactaaaatttgatcgtttataaaataacattctACACCGTCTTCACTCAAACTAAAATCGATAACATGGGACTTATATTGAAAATTGAACAGTCGGGGATATATTACACATTATCTCCACCCTCGTTCGCTTCTAGACATAGATGTCGAATTATTATATTGAAACTAATTTTATTGTGAAAATTTGAAACACAATAATTTACCCGTTGTCTAAAAGTTTCATATACAAGTTaacacaataaaatatttttcgcgGTAAATATTACTTGAAAAGACAGctgtaaaaattattttaaatatttgaaaataacttACTAAATACTGATTggatataatttaaaataatttattagcaTAAATACattattctttaaaaatttattcaaatataaaaatatttgtgtatctAATTTAAAAGATATATTATAGTCAAACTAAGATTTTTTAAGATAAAGATGATAAAATTTCGAAGCATCCAACATCCGAATATCCACCAAATAAgccttttttttaaattaatattaagcTTATACTTCTAATTAGCTTAtggtttttatttttgttttttatttttaatgtagAAAAGATAAAGATTAATAATCAAAGAaggaaattaatttaaaaaaaatgctaGTGTGTGAAATATATATCCGAATAACACACAAACAATTTTCACAATTTCTTCCtataaagataaagataaagataaagacTAAAAAAATACACAATTGTTGATATTACCAATTTCCCTAAATAACGAGGAGACTTAACTAATACATATATAGTTAATGTAATATATTCTCCAAAAATAAATTAGGGTTTGTTACAAAAGGAAGACTTCGTGCAGGAGGAGGATTCATTATCTACTTATCTTATTTGATTTGATGAGAAGTTCTTTTGTATCCTTTTAGAACTTTTAATTGCTTCTTCGACTTTGAATTTGGATTTTTTGCAACTCAATCTCCgcataaaaaaaaatccagAAACAGATCGATGGAAAGAATGATTGAAGGGAAACTCTCGAGAATAACCATGGCAGACGAAGAAAATATTGATTCGGGTCACTCTGATTCGAGGCCTTCAATCGTGGATTTAACCAGGCGTCTGAAAACCTATCCTGCGAAAGCTAGAACCATCCTCCTACCGATATTGCCACCTCCGGTGATCGATTCTTCGGGAGTTTTGAGTTCTTATGGGAATGACGACGATCATTCTCCGCAGGTTTTGATAAGTTCCGAGGCAAGTGTACAGCCTGATCATCTTGATTCTGAGGAGGGGAAGGAAAAGGTGACAGGGCTGAAGCGTGAGTTAGAGGAAACTGAGGATGGGCCTGGAAGGGGTGATAAGAGTCGAAAAACTGATTCTGGGGTGGATTCTCCGAAAATTTCGGACACAGAAGGTGCTGGTCATGATGGGGAAATAAGGGAATCGGAGATCAATATACAGAGTTCTGATGAAATATCACCGAGTGAGAAAACTTCATCCAGGGAGGGATGTACAGATGATCAAGCCGCGGATATCAATAATCAGGTAGTCTCTTCTGTGAAGGAAAAAGACGCTCCTAATGCACCGAAGACCCCCAAAAGATACGATTGCAGTTTCTGCAACAAAACTTTCTCGTGTCACTTGGCGTATGGAGGCCACAAATCGAGTCACAAAAAGTTCAAGATGGTATGTTACAACGGCAATGATATTAGACGTAAGAATCAATCTTTGATCACCAATACATGTGATGAACAAACTGGTAAAATTGCTTCGAGCGTTGAAATGCAGCAAGCCTTCCGGAACCAGTTGGTAATGATGGGAAACATACGTGTAAGATTTGTTCGAAGAAATTCCCATCTGGCCAAGCTCTTGGAGGCCACATGAGACGCCATTCGACGGGTGATCAGAAGACGCAATCTACTCCTAAAATCCTGGATTTTGATCTTAATGAGTTGCCCAAGGAAGAAGATGGATATCCTTAAGCAAACAGTTGAATTCTTTAGGTCGTCTATGAAGTTAATTCAGTCCTGggtattacttttattttttattcatctttatttcatttcagGGTTTTTGCATGAGTTTCAAGTCTATGCATTGAACTGGTTAGGTACCCTTTTGCATTTGCCTTTGTTTTCCATTTGGTGATTATGAATGCAT
Protein-coding sequences here:
- the LOC142512134 gene encoding uncharacterized protein LOC142512134 encodes the protein MTHADISRRLVKWTTELGEYDIKYGPRTAIKAQALADFLIETLHVKVEDLWKVYVDGSSTGEGSGVRVLLIFPKGDEVKLAVRLDFRASNNGTEYEAILAGLRAARQVRAARVHIFSDSQLVANQMNGSYDVKNERLMEYVKSIEAAKELFTELVFKQIPREENEGAVTLAKMAISLHIWKSRDVVVQVELSSYSNSSPPELEDND